The genome window GTGGCAGCGATGCTGGCGACGCTCTCCACAGTACCGAAGGGCGATGTGGTGTTGCTGCACGCGTGCTGCCACAACCCGACCGGCTTCGACCTGTCCCAGGATGACTGGCGCCAAGTGCTGCAAATCGTGCGCGAGCGCCAACTGCTGCCGTTGATCGACTTTGCTTACCAGGGCTTCGGCGACGGTCTGGAGCAGGACGCATGGGCGGTACGGCTGCTGGCAGCCGAACTGCCGGAAGTGCTGATCACCAGTTCCTGCTCGAAAAACTTCGGACTGTACCGCGACCGTGTGGGTGCATTGATCGTGTGTGCGGCAGATGCCGAAAAACTCACGGACGTGCGCAGCCAACTGGCCAATATCGCGCGTAACTTGTGGTCGACACCGCCGGATCATGGCGCCGCAGTGGTCGCGACCATCCTCGGCGATGCCGCGCTCAAGCAGGTATGGAGCGGCGAAGTCGAAGCCATGCGTTCGCGGATTGCACAGTTGCGCTCCGGCTTAGTGGAGGCGCTGGCGCCACACGGGTTGGCCGAACGGTTTGCGCACATCGGTGCGCAGCGCGGGATGTTTTCCTATACCGGCCTGAGTGCCGAGCAGGTGAAACACCTGCGGGAGAAGCACAGCGTGTACATGGTCAGTTCGGGGCGCGCTAACGTCGCAGGTATCGATGCGACACGCTTGAGCCTGCTCGCACAGGCGATCGCCGACGTTTCCAACTGAAGCGACCGCAAGTAAATGCAGAAGCGGGCTCGCTCGCGAATGCGGTAAATCAGTCGTCAGATGCATTGACTGACACACTGCATTCGCGAGCGAGCCCGCTCTCACATTTGGATCGCGCCCGGCTTTAGCCCGCGACCATTTCAGCTTTTAGCTGTGCCTCTTTTGCCTGCGCATCCGCCAACCGATACAACTCGATATGCCCATCCCAATGCTCGATCAATGCCGTGCATGACTCCACCCAATCCCCGCAGTTGAGGTAATCCACCTCACCGACCTTACGAATCTCCGCATGGTGGATATGCCCACAGACCACGCCATGCAGCTCACGTTTGGTCACTTCGTGGGCGATCGCCTCTTCGAAATCACTGATAAAGCTCACCGCCGTTTTGACCTTGTGCTTGAGGTACGCCGACAGCGACCAGTAGCCATAGCCATAGCGCGCACGCCAGTGATTGAGCCAGCGGTTCAACGTGAGGGTGAACTCGTAAGCCGAGTCACCGAGAAATGCCAACCAGCGGTGGTAACGGGTGATTACATCGAATTGGTCGCCGTGGATCACCAGCAGGTGGCGACCATCAGCGGTGACGTGCACCGCCTCGTCCACCAACTGGATATTGCCCAGGATCAGCTTGGAATAACGGCGTAGAAATTCGTCATGGTTGCCGGTGACATAAATCACCTCGGTGCCGCGCTTGGCCATGGTCAGCAGCCGGCGGATCACGTTGGTGTGGGCCTGGGGCCAATACATGCCGCCGCGCATCTTCCAGCCGTCGATAATATCGCCGACCAGGTACACCTTGTCGGCGTGGTAACCCTTGAGGAACTGCGAAAGGTGCTCGGCCTGGCAATCCCGGGTGCCCAGGTGCACGTCGGAAATCCACAGGGTACGCACCCGTTGCTTACGGCTGGGCTTAACGAATTCGGCACTGGTCATGGGCGTCCCTCGACGGTGTTTTCGCGAGCTTGCACCCTTGCGATTAATAGCCCATGACAGACCTGCGTCAGTCTGATGACAGCGCTCGCCTGCCGCAAAGCGTTGTAGACTGGCGCCATGCTGCCCAGGAGACCGCGATGAGACCGACCCTCACGCTGCGCCACTACATCGAAGCCCCCCTCGCCCACAGCCATGAGCATGCGCAGTTGGTGTTCGGCCTGTCCGGGCACCTGGACCTGGAAGTCGACGGCCGTGGCAGCCAGGTGCACGAAAGCAGCGTGATGGTGCTGCCGTTCTCCGCCCACCATACCTGCGGCAGTCGCGACGGCAGCCGCTGCCTGGTGCTGGATGTGCCCACCGAACACTGGGTGGTGCAATCCCTGGGCGAACATGCCGACGCCAGCCGCCGCCTGCTCGATCAACCGGCGCGCCTGGCCCTGGATTCCCGGCAAAGCCAGTTGGTGCAATGGCTGGCGCACAGCCCGGTGGATGATCCGCTGATCGTCCAGCAAGGCGCGGTGTTGTTACTGGCCAGCCTTAACCACCCGCTGGCCCGCCCGATGCAGGGCAAGCGCCTGCCCTATGCGGCATTCAACGCCCACATCGAGCGGCACGCGGCGCGCCCGCTGCAGGTTGCCGACCTTGCACGGATCGCCGAGCTCTCAGTGCCGCGCCTGCATGCACGCTTCATGGCAGAGTGCGGACAAACGCCGATGGACTATCTACGCAGCCGTCGCTTGCACATGGCGCTCGGGCTTTTACGTGAGACTGCCCTGGCCATTGGCGAGATCGCCGCACGTGTCGGCTATGCCTCGCAGAGCGCATTCTCTGCGGCCATGCTGCGCGAATTCGGCGCCTCACCCGGCGCGTTGCGTCGGGCCGCCTGACAAGAGCCCTGCGTTAATCATCGCGAGCGTCGCGACAGACACCAGCGCCCTCGACCCTCTAGACTGCGACGCTGACACCCCGTTGGTTCAAGGATCGCAATGACTCCCCGTTCAGCCCTCGGCGCCCTGCATATCGGCGCATTGATGTTTGGCCTTACCGGCGTATTCGGCAAGCTGGCGGCCGCCTCGCCCGCCATCATTGTGTTTGGCCGCGCCGCCTTTGCCGTGCTTGCCCTGGCGGTGTTTGCGCGATTCGCCAGCAATACCCCCTGGAAACAGCTGCAGATGCGCGACTGGCGTCGGCTGCTGGTCAGCGGCGTGTTGCTGGCGGCGCACTGGGTGACTTTCTTCATTGCGGTCAAAGTCGCCGGGGTCGCCGTCGCCACGCTCGGCTTTACCGCATTCCCGGCCTTTACGGTGATGCTCGAAGGGCTGATCTTCCGCGAGCGCATTCGCGCCAATGAAATCCTGCTGGTGGTACTGGTCAGCATCGGCCTGGTGCTGGTGACGCCGGATTTCAACCTCGCCAGTGCAGCCACCGGCGGCTTGCTGTGGGGCATTGTCTCTGGGCTATTGTTTTCACTGCTGTCGCTGAACAATCGCGCCAGTTCCGGGCGCATTCCGGCGGTGCAGGCAGCGCTGTGCCAGAACGTTGTAGTTGCGGCCTGCCTGTTGCCCTTGGCCGCGCCGGGGCTGGCGCAGGTGCGGGCCATCGACTGGTTGTGGATCGGGCTGTTGGGGGTTTTCTGTACCGGCCTGGCCCACAGCCTGTTTGTCGCCAGCCTCGCCGTGATCAAGGCACGTACGGCGTCGGTGGTGTTTGCCATGGAGCCGGTCTACGGCATCACTGCGGCGTGGCTGCTGTTTGCCGAAACCCCGACGTTGCGCATGCTGCTGGGGGGCGCACTGATCATCATCGCCATCGTACTGTCGGGGTTGATGGGCAGTGCCAGCCAGGCCAAACAGCCCGCTGCAACCGCATGACCTTCACGCGTTTCGATCGTTGTGGCCCAAATCCCGCTGCGGGTCGATCTGATCGCGTACGCGCTGTTTAAGCACCTTGGCTTCCGGGAAACCACCGTCGGCCTTGCGCTCCCAGATCTGCACGCCGTCACAGGTGATGCGAAACGCGCCACCGGTGGCGGGTTCCAGCGTCACGCGCGCCAAGTCGTCGCAGAACGTGCTCAACAACTCCTGGGCCAGCCACGCGGCGCGCAGCAGCCACTGGCACTGGGTGCAATACGTAATGACGATTTCGGGTTTGCTTGCAGACATAATTTGAGAGGTTCCTGGCATAACAGGCTGGGAGGATCGAGTGGCTATAATACCGGCCTTTATCGCCCAGCCCGAGATACATGATGCGCCGCCTGTTGTCCTGCCTTTTCCTGTGCCTGCTGCCACTCCTTGCCAACGCCGTGGAAACACCCCGCCCGAAAATCGGCCTGGTGTTGTCCGGCGGCGCCGCCCGTGGCCTGGCGCATATAGGCGTGCTCAAGGCCCTGGAAGAGCAAGGTATTCAGATTGATGCCATTGCCGGCACCAGCATGGGCGCGGTGATTGGCGGTTTATACGCCTCGGGCTACAAGATAGATGAGCTGGAAAAGCTCGCGCTGAATATCGATTGGCAGCAGGCGTTGTCCGATGCGCCACCGCGGGAGGATGTGCCGTTTCGACGCAAACAGGATGACCGGGATTTCCTGGTCAAACAAAAACTCAGTTTCCGCGACGACGGCAGTCTGGGCCTGCCGCTCGGCGTGATCCAGGGCCAGAACCTGGCTCTGCTGCTGGAAAGCATGTTCGCGCACGCCAGCAACACGCGTAATTTCGACAAACTGCCGATCCCGTTCCGCGCAGTGGCCACCGACATCACCACCGGCGAAAAAGTCGTGTTCAACAAAGGCCACCTGCCTCAGGTCATCCGCGCCAGCATGTCGATCCCCGCCGTGTTTGCCCCGGTGGAGCTGGACGGGCGGCTGCTGGTGGACGGCGGCATGACCGACAATATCCCGCTGGATGTGGCCCGGGAGATGGGTGTCGACATTGCTATCGTGGTGGATATCGGTACGCCGCTGCGTTCACGCAAACAACTGGCGACCGTCGTCGACGTGCTCAACCAGTCCATCACCCTGATGACCCGGCGCAATTCCGAGGAGCAACTCAAGGCCCTGCATCCGAAGGACGTGCTGATCCAGCCGCCCCTGGCCGCCTATGGCGTGACGGACTTTGGCCGCGCCAAGGACATGATCGACGCCGGCTACCGCGCCACCCGCGCGCTCGATATACGCCTGGCACACCTGCGCCCCGCCGAACCGGTCGACCCGCAACTGGTGGAGGCGCGCACCCCGGGCGAACGCACGCCGATCATCACTGCGATCAACGTGGAGAACGACTCAAAAGTCAGCGATGACGTGATCCGCTATTACATCCGCCAAACCCTGGGCGAGCCGCTGAACCTGGACCGCCTGCAAACCGACATGGGCACGTTGTACGGCCTGGATTACTTCGAGCAGGTGCAATACCGCGTGGTGAAAAAAGGCCGCGACAACACCCTGGTCATCAGCGCACGCGGCAAACGCAGCGGCACCGATTATTTGCGCCTGGGCCTCAGCCTGTCGGATGACATGCGCGGCGCCAGTGCCTACAACCTCGGTGCCAGTTACCGCATGAACGGCATTAACCGTCTCGGCGCCGAATGGCTGACACGGGTGCAGATTGGTGACCGTCAGGAACTGTACAGCGAGTTCTTCCAGCCACTAGATGTGGGCTCACGCTACTTCGTCGCGCCTTATCTCAGTGCTCAGGCGCAGAACGTTGATCTGGTTCTGGACAGCGACCCCATCGCCGAATACCGCCTGGAACGCTACGGTTTTGGCCTGAATGTGGGGCGCCAGATTGGTAACAACGGCGAAATTCGCTTCGGCGTCGGCGAAGCCTGGGGCAAGGCAGATGTGCGCATTGGCGAGCGCGACCTGCCAAGCGTGAGCTTCAGCGAGGGCTTCTATGAGCTGAAGTACTCCTTCGACTCGCTGGACAACGTGTACTTCCCCCACTCCGGCGAAGACATTGGCCTGGCCTTCCGCGAGTTCGCACCCGGCCTGGGCTCGGACCAACGCTACCGCCAATGGGAGTTCAAGCTGGATAAGGCCATGAGCCACGGCCCGGACACGTTGATACTGGGCGGGCGCTACGGGCGCACGCTGGATAAATCCGACGTGGTGATTTCCAGCTTCCTGCTGGGCGGTGCGCGGCAATTATCGGGCTTTCGCGAAGACTCGATCTCGGGGCAGAACATTGCGCTGATGCGGGCGGTGTACTACCGCCGGCTGACACCGCGCTCGTACCTGCCACTGGATTTCCCGCTGTACCTCGGCGCTTCGCTGGAACGCGGGCGGGCGTGGAACAACGACAATCAGTTCGACAGTGGGTATATCAACGCCGCGAGTATTTTCCTCGGGTTTGATACGCCGCTGGGGCCGCTGAATTTCAGCTATGGGTTCAATGATGATAAGCAGCAGGCGGTGTACCTGAACCTGGGCCAGACCTTCTAGAGCCCGGCACACATCGAATGTGGGAGGCGCCTGTGCGGTGAGCAGGCTCGCCACAACGACCTGCCCGGCATCAGTCAGGCGCTACCTCAGGGCTTTTCCAGATTCGCCAAAATATGCCCGTGGACTCGCATGCACACGCGCAAATCCTCTTCATCCACGCCCACAAACAGTTCATGGCGCAAGGCCGTGGCAATGGTTTCAATCTGTTCGATCAGAGGGCGGGCGGTGTCACACAGCAGAATGCGCTTGGCACGCCGGTCTTCCAGTACGGCTTGGCGTTGCACCAGGCCTTGGCCTTCCAGGCTGTCGAGCAGGCGTGCCAGGGTCGGGCCTTCTACCCCGACACTTTGTGCCAACTCGCGTTGGGTCGGTGCTTCCTCGAAACGGGCCAGGTGCAATAGCACCAGCCAACGTGCCTGGGACAAGCCCAAGCCCGCCAAACGGCGGTCCAGCTCGGCGCGCCAACCTCGGGACATTTGCGCCAACTGCATGCCAAAGCGGTGTTGATCGGTTAAAGGCATAAAAAACTCGTGATTTAGACTGAAAATAAAGTATGGCTAATTATTAGTCAGCTAAGCATGAGCCATGCCATGAGGCAAGAGTTGCTATGTACTGATTCGTTACATTGTCGTAATTGGCACATTAAATTTCGAATTCCGACTGCAAAGCGGCACGCACGCAGTACAAAACCCCTTCCGGAACACGCCCGGTAAACAACGGCGCGATCTCCGCAACAGGTGGCAGTTCGCCTTCCCCGTCGAGGAA of Pseudomonas fluorescens contains these proteins:
- a CDS encoding amino acid aminotransferase, producing MHFDAIGRVPGDPILGLMDLYAQDSNPNKFDLGVGVYKDDQGLTPIPHSVKLAEQRLVDTQTTKTYIGGHGNAAFGTLISELVLGADSVLIRERRAGATQTPGGTGALRLSADFIAHSLPGRGVWLSNPTWPIHETIFAKAGLKVSHYPYVGADNRLDVAAMLATLSTVPKGDVVLLHACCHNPTGFDLSQDDWRQVLQIVRERQLLPLIDFAYQGFGDGLEQDAWAVRLLAAELPEVLITSSCSKNFGLYRDRVGALIVCAADAEKLTDVRSQLANIARNLWSTPPDHGAAVVATILGDAALKQVWSGEVEAMRSRIAQLRSGLVEALAPHGLAERFAHIGAQRGMFSYTGLSAEQVKHLREKHSVYMVSSGRANVAGIDATRLSLLAQAIADVSN
- a CDS encoding UDP-2,3-diacylglucosamine diphosphatase codes for the protein MTSAEFVKPSRKQRVRTLWISDVHLGTRDCQAEHLSQFLKGYHADKVYLVGDIIDGWKMRGGMYWPQAHTNVIRRLLTMAKRGTEVIYVTGNHDEFLRRYSKLILGNIQLVDEAVHVTADGRHLLVIHGDQFDVITRYHRWLAFLGDSAYEFTLTLNRWLNHWRARYGYGYWSLSAYLKHKVKTAVSFISDFEEAIAHEVTKRELHGVVCGHIHHAEIRKVGEVDYLNCGDWVESCTALIEHWDGHIELYRLADAQAKEAQLKAEMVAG
- a CDS encoding AraC family transcriptional regulator translates to MRPTLTLRHYIEAPLAHSHEHAQLVFGLSGHLDLEVDGRGSQVHESSVMVLPFSAHHTCGSRDGSRCLVLDVPTEHWVVQSLGEHADASRRLLDQPARLALDSRQSQLVQWLAHSPVDDPLIVQQGAVLLLASLNHPLARPMQGKRLPYAAFNAHIERHAARPLQVADLARIAELSVPRLHARFMAECGQTPMDYLRSRRLHMALGLLRETALAIGEIAARVGYASQSAFSAAMLREFGASPGALRRAA
- a CDS encoding DMT family transporter, producing the protein MTPRSALGALHIGALMFGLTGVFGKLAAASPAIIVFGRAAFAVLALAVFARFASNTPWKQLQMRDWRRLLVSGVLLAAHWVTFFIAVKVAGVAVATLGFTAFPAFTVMLEGLIFRERIRANEILLVVLVSIGLVLVTPDFNLASAATGGLLWGIVSGLLFSLLSLNNRASSGRIPAVQAALCQNVVVAACLLPLAAPGLAQVRAIDWLWIGLLGVFCTGLAHSLFVASLAVIKARTASVVFAMEPVYGITAAWLLFAETPTLRMLLGGALIIIAIVLSGLMGSASQAKQPAATA
- a CDS encoding SelT/SelW/SelH family protein, whose product is MSASKPEIVITYCTQCQWLLRAAWLAQELLSTFCDDLARVTLEPATGGAFRITCDGVQIWERKADGGFPEAKVLKQRVRDQIDPQRDLGHNDRNA
- a CDS encoding patatin-like phospholipase family protein codes for the protein MRRLLSCLFLCLLPLLANAVETPRPKIGLVLSGGAARGLAHIGVLKALEEQGIQIDAIAGTSMGAVIGGLYASGYKIDELEKLALNIDWQQALSDAPPREDVPFRRKQDDRDFLVKQKLSFRDDGSLGLPLGVIQGQNLALLLESMFAHASNTRNFDKLPIPFRAVATDITTGEKVVFNKGHLPQVIRASMSIPAVFAPVELDGRLLVDGGMTDNIPLDVAREMGVDIAIVVDIGTPLRSRKQLATVVDVLNQSITLMTRRNSEEQLKALHPKDVLIQPPLAAYGVTDFGRAKDMIDAGYRATRALDIRLAHLRPAEPVDPQLVEARTPGERTPIITAINVENDSKVSDDVIRYYIRQTLGEPLNLDRLQTDMGTLYGLDYFEQVQYRVVKKGRDNTLVISARGKRSGTDYLRLGLSLSDDMRGASAYNLGASYRMNGINRLGAEWLTRVQIGDRQELYSEFFQPLDVGSRYFVAPYLSAQAQNVDLVLDSDPIAEYRLERYGFGLNVGRQIGNNGEIRFGVGEAWGKADVRIGERDLPSVSFSEGFYELKYSFDSLDNVYFPHSGEDIGLAFREFAPGLGSDQRYRQWEFKLDKAMSHGPDTLILGGRYGRTLDKSDVVISSFLLGGARQLSGFREDSISGQNIALMRAVYYRRLTPRSYLPLDFPLYLGASLERGRAWNNDNQFDSGYINAASIFLGFDTPLGPLNFSYGFNDDKQQAVYLNLGQTF
- a CDS encoding MarR family transcriptional regulator, with translation MPLTDQHRFGMQLAQMSRGWRAELDRRLAGLGLSQARWLVLLHLARFEEAPTQRELAQSVGVEGPTLARLLDSLEGQGLVQRQAVLEDRRAKRILLCDTARPLIEQIETIATALRHELFVGVDEEDLRVCMRVHGHILANLEKP